Genomic window (Amaranthus tricolor cultivar Red isolate AtriRed21 chromosome 7, ASM2621246v1, whole genome shotgun sequence):
ATTAGCTAGGCTAtagaaatataaatcaaaatgtcctaataatatataactatACTCCAAATCCTCCACTATCAACAAGATTTGATAATCcaaattaatttgcattttattttattaatctaaTCTTATTAATTGACTTCAACCGTTAATAATAGATATAATCAACTTCACAATAAAAATTCAGccaatataatttataagtcATTATACTATAGTTTATTATAGtttattatcattttaaattgaAGAATTATGACTCTTTAGCATCAAACAAACATaactatatttgaatttgaatatgaacataaaactaaaaataggGATAAAATGGCATTGAAAATTAGAATATGGAAAGACTATTATGgtaatatttttatatcataatacaaaattatatttttgtatttgaatatttttagaGTGTATTTTTCTATCAATACCAATAAAATTGgacaaaataaataatggaGTTGTttcttaaaagaaaaaagaaggtaTAAGAAGGAGATCAGACGTGCCTTTGTCATCGTCGTTAGTGGCGATTATTTGCTCATCATCGTCATATTTCACGCTCCCCATCTTCACAAAATGCCCAAATTATTAGGAGTATTAACTTATCAGTATACActtttcaaaatcttttatatatatatatatatatagatttaggaTCTAATTGGAAGGGGTTTGAAATTAAGAAGGATAGAAATGAATTTTATCCGTTAGATCTTACATCAATGGTCCATGTTGCTTGCGGTttgaaacagaaaataaattgtgatgttttcttaattaatatgtgaGACTTTCTGTATgaaattgtgatgttttctaAATCAATATGTgatgttttctaaattaatatgtgATGTTTTCTTCATAAACACGTGTTACTAGATCTTCTGCTAAGACAACTTTTTTTAAACCGTTAGATTTTAATCAATCAACGGTAGCTACTCTTTCTTATCCTTCCTATTTTCATACCCTTTTTTATTAGATCtctaccctatatatatatatatatatatatatatatatatatatatatatatatatatatatatatatatatatatatatatatatatatatatatatatatatatatatatatatggtcgcGTTCAAGTGCAAATCACATTTCTATGCGAActgtgagaaccaaaaaatgtgttacctttctAGAGAAAATGTGCTACTTTTACACAAAAACTgagttacttttgtttttaaaaaaatctggtactttttaccaaaaaacagtaattgtcagaaaaaaaatataaattcaaagtaacacgtttttctggaaaaagtaacacctttttatggttctcacagttctcatataaggatggctttcacttgaacttctccttttatatatatatatatatatatatatatatatatatatatatatatatatatatatttatggttGTTAACTTGTTATATATTTAGAATATGTATTACTTTTTGTTGAATTAAATTGTTTTAGTCTACGGAATTATTTTTGCTGAAATACCTATATTTACAGAATCTAATTTTGGGTAATAGAATAAAGCTCTATTTAACCAAATGTTTTtcaaaaactaaatttattaattacatttaatgCTTTTCGTTAGGTGGGGTGTCCGGAATGAAATAGATTTTTTGCAGTGACAACTGAGAAGTAACATAAACCAAAAAGCTAAAATGAAGCACCTTGATTTATTTTGGTAGGTTTGCATTAATTATTGGTATACGTCATATATGCAAGTATTATAATCCCTCAAATAAATATAGCAATTGGTTCTGACATCAGTttcttaaatatctctaattgtgtttaaataaaaattataaaaaattgatattaataaaatttacaatagaatgaattaaacaagatcttacttgacCATGTTTtgatttatagattaaaaacaaaatacataataggagtgattgatgaatagtgttgAAAAACCAAATCGGACATTTAAAGTGAATACGAGAGAGTATATTCATACAAGTATTTATTCGAGTCGTTGAGTTGATTTTGAATTAAGTGTTTCGAATCAGTTCAAAAATGTATTTTGCTTCCAtataattttttacataattataaatccaTCAATCCAAATCAAATCAACTTTAATAGATTACAAAGTCAAATAAATGTttccaaatatttttttgaacatACGTACAGATATTGACATTTATGGTTTAAACAATTTAATGAGTCAATTTGGTAGTTGTGACCATTTATGAGTGCGGTCGGCCTTCGTAACTGATAATGTGTTCCAGTATGTATTATCTTTGTCGTGACTTATCAACGTGTTTCACGTATGGATATGTGGCgaacacatacatttcattttattttttttaaatttttgctgCTCtaatttcattatcttgtaaaaTGCAAATCGTCCACGTCAATATTAGGATGATAAAGTTAATGATTATGATTACAATTAAGTCTTACTTACTtggaattaaatgaaaaaaagccATACTCATATATGAACTTgatacatattaaaataatgtaTAATAACTTTAGACATAGATAGTTTGCCCTTTGTCCTTTTGATTTTCCTTTACAATAGACAAAAAAACATCGTATTTTCGGCAGTGTAAAATCTTTATATTGAGATTACaaaacaccttttttttttacataaagaTAAGCTAGTTACTCTAATACAAAACATATGGGGCGTTGCCAATCAGtttattttttggctttttggttGTCGTTTAGTTTTTGGCTCTTTAGTTGGTTAAAATagtcaaaaaatattttgtaaatgacttttaagctcGTTAAAAAGCTGGCAAGTTGGCATTTAAGCCAAAACCAAAAAACTACTTATAGTAGCTTTTTTCACTGGCTTTTAAATTTTAgtctactttttttttctaattaactgGCAACAACTAACAAATAACGTTTACTAAATATTCGCATAAGTGGTTTAGACAACTAACGACTTATCAGCCAATACTTTTAGTTTGTCAAACTAACCAACAATTTCAATCAACACCAGCTAACATCCATTTGTCtaacagatccataaccccacatacaacatcatcatcatcatcatcatcaacccaatatcccACTTGAAAACAGAACATGGGCGAGAGAAGGTGACAGACATTCCATACTCGTATCTCGAAATACCAAAGAAAGGCGTTCAATTTTACCCAAAAGGCAACAAACCACATACAACACTTCACTAAAATACTTACATTCTCTCATTTTCTTAGCTAGTTTGTGTGGAAACCCTCTTATTAGTAAACTGAGGACGAGACTGGaatattaatttgatttgtTATCTGAACAAAAGCTGGGCATTGATACCGACGTATAGTACGtaccatttatttttaatgctcATGTGATGAAGCAGGCCAGTGAACCATTACATTTCAGTGTTCAGACAATCATACCGAGTGAATTATACTCCCGTCGCTTTGAGACCATGTGATTCATGACCTACTCGCATTGGCCGATCTTAGGCTCTATGTTAGAGgaatttaagtttattattcaaataaaaattagtttctaaataaataattcctACTAGGGAAATAAATAGAGAATTTATTCAGTGGGGTTGAATTGTAATTTCAAAGTTTTAATGGGGTCAATTAGTTAATTTCATaacaaatatatacataaattcTCAAAATGATCCTTAAGTGGGGTCAAATGACCCATAAATTTGAATGTGGCtccataactatatttttcaacttttaattataatgatttatatgtagaataaataaaaagtaaggATATTactagaaataaaaaaaagtaatctaatttttcatcatttattattataaacacaacatttttactaaaataataatataaatataaaattcatGAGGCATTCCATTTACATGATAAATAAGAGTACTACGTATACTTACAaataacttataatattattaattaagaaaGTAAGCTGGGTAGGTCAAGTCGAAATTTCACTATTACAAGtaacttataatattaattGATCAACAATAAGGATCATTATAAAATATGTTAAAGTTACAAATTTTAAGACTCcctccatttctttttgttttagaaATTTTCACTTTAGAAGATAAATTTCAACAATGTTTTGAGTTATTAATTTAAGAAAAGTTAAATTCATGCGAAATCTTGctagatttgtcttaatataatattttttattatataatttttataattttttataatgcatgTTTATAgatattaatgtttactttaaaaaacttgtaaaaaataaagtagATAAAAACAGAGGAGTATTAAGTTcaagattaataatatatatggtGCTTACTTAGAAATAATTATTAAGGTGTTTagatttaagtttttataagtcatttattaataataaaatattaaaattaagattgcacatatatagcaattactTTTAAAAGCCAACCATCATAGAATTATCCGCAACATATTATTGCAAACATTTATTCCAACAAAGGAGAATGAGCAAACCAAAAGCAAATTCCAAAATAGTACAAACTAACTCGACAACAGAAAAATAAGCTAACACATCAACTTTTTTTCGATTAAAGGGTATGACCAGATGAAATTCGATTTTATGACCTTATTATTTTTGATCGACAATTTTCTTGATGTTTTGAAGAGCGTCAATAGCGATCGCAAGGTAATAACTAATAGATGGTGAAACAGCACTAAGCGGATCAGCCGCGAGTTCTTTCTTCTCATCTTCTGCAGCCGTAGGAACTGGTTTAGTCGGGTCCTTCTCGAAGGCCTTAGCTTGTTCGAGATAATCATCCATACGCGGAATAGCGAATGGACGTATCTTTTCAACATCACCTCTCGACGCAAAACGTTGTCGATCATGAGATGTTTCGGACGAATAAGTGAATGAACGACCTTTAGCTTTGTATGTTTCTTCTGATTGTAGAAACTTAACCATTTCATTCACTTCAAGTTTTAATGTCTCGATAACTTGGTTAGGTTTCTTAAGATTGAAATCGTCGAGCAAGTTCTGAGCTTTGACAGCCTTATCGAGAGCCTCGTCGAATTTGTTTTGATCAGCGAGATTTCTTGCTTCTTTCATCATTTCGACGATTTCTACTCGTTGTATCTCTGCTTTAGCTGCGTCGCTTTGTTTTGTTACCGGTGTTTTGGATCGGGTTACTCGAAAAACCGCAGGATTGGTGCTCGTTAAATTCCCAGAATCGGCTCTGCGAAATTTTCAAGTTCAATGATTTAGGATTGTGAATCAAattcgaaaataaaaataattgataagATCATAAATGTTGTACAGCACATTAGCTAATCTCACAACTCTAGATCATCggctttttcttattttgaaatttgCGCAAGTAAAATTAGTtctatcaataaaaaaatctcTTACTCCTTTCGTATCTTTACGTTTGCATCACATATGACTTAAAATACTCTTACATATTTTAGTCATAAagattataattcaaaagaacaaggagaataCATTGTAACATAATATAAGTACTCCaactaaaattgatttttagtgACTAAAAGCCTAGTTGGAAATCCGCCCCATCCAATCCAATTGAGACTTCCACCCGTTTTCTTAATATTTGGTGAAAATTATTGAACTAATTGTACTTAAATGATTTCGAGTTGTaacctattataaatttattaatttttcttgatTGAGTGAATATTTACAATAAAATACTTGTAaagatgattttaaattttaatcctatataatgagaaaaattatttaaatttattttagaaaaataacatgatattttaaagttattttatactagtaaaaataaaataataataatagatttATGTCCGATTAGATCAACCTCGATCAACGGAAATAAATGTGATAAAAGTTTATGTGTTCATTCTAGATGTATACACCATACCACCCCTCTTTTCATTTTTCACATGAAACGTAAATTGATGATTGAAACTCCAAATATGATTTAATTAGTTGAGGTCTCAATCAGACTTgactctaataccatgtcaaaaaaccaactcaattaaaagcttaaactgatagttgaggccctaaattatgttatatactctaacaattagtttttcaatttaagaaagaaaagaagtatTAAAACAAACCTGTAAGTACAAGAGATTTCAAGAGCATCAAGATCAACTTCTTGAGTGACAGCAGGAAGAAAAAGATCAACAAGAACAGTCcgaatttctttttgataaagATCACCAAAAAATACAGTTACAGCACCAGTTGAATCATCCGTAGTTTGTGGATAATTTCCAGCATAAACTTTGATTATTTTAGTAGTAACTTTCTCTCTTCTACTTACCTTATCTGTTAATGGAATGAGAACTAATTTCACATCTTGAACAAGTACACTTAGAAGTCCTCCCAAACATTGGGAAAATGCTATGCTTAGATTTCCTGGACTTGCTAATGAAAATGTTCCTCCAGTGCTGTTTTTGGCTATGTCATTCAGTACCTACAATCAAAAATTAacatcatcaatcatcatcatcttacttAGTGTATTCCGTTCATAGAAACTATAATCATGGCCTGAAGAGGAAAGAAACGTggcaacccatacccataaGGAAGATGCAGCCAAAGACTCCCTTTAATTAATAACACGCATGTAAATTATTTCGATCATGCtgaagatttatagttctttccTTTCATACTATAGTGGACTAAAGTAACAGTACATGTGCACGTTAAGGTtcaatcgaaaacaacctctaatttattagtttatcattaacaagggtaGTATAGGAATGAGTAGATCTGACCCTCCAAAATCTAATTATAAATATGAGTCATTTAATTAATAACGTTAaggtaataaaatgaaaatttaacaaTATAGTTTGAAGATTACATCTAGATCTGACCCTCCAAAATCTGATTATAAATATGAGCCATGAAATAATGAGACCACACTCCATTTTtacatttcaaatattttcttttttgaattgtttcgatgaatttattatatttaatacgACACAATTTCATTTTATTGTTTGTTAATGGCATACTTAAACTCATTTCTATCTTTATTTCATACAAAACATTATAGTCGTCAActtattttttgtttcatttttacaGTAATACCAACAAATTCGGAAAATATAGCAAACTAATACATACCTTAGGGTCATACTCTCCACCAGATCCAAAACCGAAAGTGAACACAGGAAAACGTTCAACGGAAACCATGGTTGCATCACCACCCGCATTTTGTTCACCGTCCGACATAAGCATGATCGCCCCCGAACGCCCAGTGGTAAACTTGCGCTCGTCAAGCACTTTCAACCCTTTTTGAAGGC
Coding sequences:
- the LOC130818351 gene encoding E3 ubiquitin-protein ligase WAV3-like; this encodes MGSQKYDDDEQIVNNATNDDDSGKFGGSLFDVGKVPLKFDNEPEVPIEDNVYKLLIELMGRGTGSDRLGADIVMVLDISGSMEGEKLIEMKRALQFVIKKLSPSDRLSVITFSSDADRKCPLRQMTQKAQEEIDFLVQNLNAGGSTNITAGLQKGLKVLDERKFTTGRSGAIMLMSDGEQNAGGDATMVSVERFPVFTFGFGSGGEYDPKVLNDIAKNSTGGTFSLASPGNLSIAFSQCLGGLLSVLVQDVKLVLIPLTDKVSRREKVTTKIIKVYAGNYPQTTDDSTGAVTVFFGDLYQKEIRTVLVDLFLPAVTQEVDLDALEISCTYRADSGNLTSTNPAVFRVTRSKTPVTKQSDAAKAEIQRVEIVEMMKEARNLADQNKFDEALDKAVKAQNLLDDFNLKKPNQVIETLKLEVNEMVKFLQSEETYKAKGRSFTYSSETSHDRQRFASRGDVEKIRPFAIPRMDDYLEQAKAFEKDPTKPVPTAAEDEKKELAADPLSAVSPSISYYLAIAIDALQNIKKIVDQK